CACGTCGGAATTCCCCTCGTCGACGAATCCACTGGAATCGAGGGGCTCGAAATTTCTGAGCTTCTTCTCCGGCTGCTTCCTCCCAACCGGTGGAACGTCGCTCATCATTTTTCTTGGGCTTGGGCCGGATTTTTGGAAGGCTGTCGATTCGTGGGGTGGAATATAGAGCGAGCAGAACTGATGTTCGCGCTCAAGATTTTTACGGGGTTCGAGGTCTTTGGGTCTTCGTCTCACCCAAATGGGGCGACGTCATCGACTCGGTGAAATTCTATCGAAACTTTAACAACGCGATCTATTCTTGTCGAGATAACGGTTTTATTGTTAGTCATTCTCGTTGATTCTAATTGAGAAACACATTATAGTCTGGCAATGAAGATATCGATGATTAGTAATGAATCGATTGGCTATCGAAGCTCCGTTGCACAATGATTAGCAACGATTTATGAATTAAGGACTGTACGGAGTGGCCTGTCGCTCCGACGAAAAAGCCATTAAATATTCGATCGTTGGACAGCTCGTTACACACGTGCCTTCGCCTTGTTGTGATCGATTTTTCGCGTCGAAAGGATTCAGTGACTTATCGAAATGGTAAATCGACAGTGAGAGGATTCTCGTTTTGTTATTTCGGCGTAGCAATTCGTGGTTTTTGAGGAGTTTAAATTTCGGTTTGTATACTCAAAAATATGGCAACTAATCGagcttcttttttcttgtCGTTCAAATGCAGGATCAGGAAGGACTCACCAAAGCACAGCAAGCTCGTAAGTGTTGAAAACCCACCGGTGACGATCCCGAgcttacatttttcttttaactaatcgagattcgtttttttccgaaaaacaaAGAATTGAGGATGGCCTTCGATGCCTTCGACCAGGAGAAAACTGGCAAAATCCCATCCGACATGTTGGGTACGATTTTGGGAATGATGGGCAAACAGCAAGACTCCAAAGCTCTGGCTGCACTCCTCGGGGAAATCGAGCCTGAAAGTGAGTCTGAAACAATAATTTGATGCACGAGGACACAGCATTTCTTCGTCAATAAAATTTCGAGGATTGGAGCAACGCGTTTTTAACTGAAGCTCAACTTTGCTGGGGCCATAAAGCATCTGGTtgggttaaaaaaatattttatttcatcttttcaacaaaatatttcaagccCCCAACGAAATTTCGTTCCCACAGgcagaaaaagattttttcctgTCAAAACGACGCCCTGGTTCGTCGCAATGTAAAATAGTAACGACGTCAAATCAAGAAATCGATTCATCGCCAACGTCAGCCGAAAAATAAGTCTCTCAATAAAACTCTTCGACGTTCATTTCAGACGAGGGCGAACTCAACTACGAGGAGTTCACGATGCTGGCTTCGAGATTCCTGGAGGAAGATGTCGACACGGAGGCAATGCAGCAGGAGCTCAGAGAGGCTTTCAGGCTGTACGACAGGGAGGGCAACGGTTACATTACGACCGAAGTATTTCGCGACATTCTCCACGAGCTCGACGAGAACTTGACTGACGACGAGCTCGATATGATGATCGATGAGATTGACGCTGATGGATCAGGGACCCTGGACTTCGATGGTAAGTCAGTGCCCAAATGGAGCGTCAACTTGCTCGATCGTAGTGACACTTCTACTGAAaggacgaacatttttttccagaatttgtTGAAGCGATGACGCactaatgatgaaaaaaacccTCGCCTGGTCTCAGGTCCCGAAATCTTGTGATTTCTCAATCGTTCCTTCTGCTGATTCCTCTTCGAAGGAATTAACCAATTTCGCCAAAATGTGAAGTCAAATTTTGCTTGTTTTAAAGTAAAGCAcgaataatatgaaaaattgaagcgaaAGCTGCGATTTTCTTCGGCACTCTTCATCGTAAAAAAACAGCGATCTCGTACACACGATCGTGCGACAAAATCTGGTGTGCAATCATCTCATTTATCTTCGCTATTTCATCGAGCCATCATTTGTTAATAAACAATATTTAGAACCGCAAATCGAAGGATAATTGTCGATTTCTGCATTCGTTGAATCTGCCCAATAAAGCTCTACACCGACGTGGCCAATCGTTGATTGGCCAAAAGTCGTTTGTTTATCTAAAGCCTCGTGACtttgtttcttttcatttGATCCCCCCCGCCCCGGCCCctgattttttaatcaaacgtcaaaaaaatcgcaatttcgagacgaaattttcgaaaaaacgaatcGTTCCTCGAGCTCTGGCGAATAAAAATCCTAATTTTGCCATTCCGTGCTAGCAAACGGAGTGAAAGAGGCGAAAATTTCGAGGAATATGCGAAATAAGAGAAAGACAATTGGACTGTTGTCTCGAGAGCGAAGAACGGCGAGTCCGCCAGCCGCGATAGAATAGCGACTAAATATATTAGCTGCTATCCCACCCAGCTCCGAATATCTCGTCGAGCTTTATGAGCTTATAATTAGCGAGCCAAAAATAAGCCCGAGTCTCGATCTTAGCCGATGTATTTTATTATCTTACGTAGCGGGTATTACAAGTGTGCAAATTGTTCGTATTTACCGACTTCTATCTATGCGCTTCGCGTGTCCCCGACCCCCTTTTGGCCGAAGACcaagaaattttttacagtCTTAGCATCACAATGCCAATATCGATTTCGGAGATTTTCGTCTCTCGTTGTTTCCCGCACGTGCGTCCGCTCGGAGGTTTTCTCGTGTGGAAAATTCGCGATAGGAAACGACGACGAAAAAAGCagcaaaatttacaaaaattgcgtgttttttttccggTTTATTTATTGTATTTCGCAGTACGAGGATTTCCATCGGGCGTTTCCCGGCACTCTGACGTTTTGACAAGCTGCTCAGTTAAAGAACTGGCTCCGCTAATAGGAAGTTTATTAAGCCATCGATTCCGCTggctattcattttttatttagtccCAACGCGGTTTTATTACTCGGTGAATAAGTTGGGCAATTTATTAGCATTTCGCAGGGTGGAATAAATCGATCGTCGAGATCGAGCAATGCTCCGCTCGACAGAATTTCACTtggacgtttttttctcccgctAATGAGCTAAAAAGAGTTCACTTCGCCTCTCTGGAACACGCCCGATTAGAGGAAATTATATATCAGGTTTAATGCCGAATCGTTTGCTTTATGAATAAATTATCAGTTATTTCGGTAATAATTATTCTCCAATGGCCGCAGCAcgcgaaaaaattgttgtataTAATAGCAAACAGCTTTTCATTTAACGATAACCATACGCCACTTTCGATCTATTTCCGACTTGGGTAAGCGCTACTTGAATTTCTGCGTCGAACGAACCTTGAGATTTCACGAGTTCGCGAACCATCGAACCTCAATTTCGAACAATCGAGCTCAAGATTTGACGAAAAGACcaaattttttcgtctcctCCTTTGACAGAAAGTTTACCTCCAAAAAAGTTTCCGACGAAAAAACTTCGCagatcccccccccccaagCAGTTTCGCGAAATTCTCGTCCCTCGAGGAGctggatgaaaaatgaattttattaaaaatgaatggaTAGCTTTTCGTGTTTAATCCTCGTTAATATTGCTGGTAACATAATTGTAACGGTGTAAACGACAATTATCCTCGGTTAGGAAAACTTATCGCAGCGACGACGGCTGAGTGACGTTTTACGACGATGCCAAAAACTCTCGTCGGGCTGTTATTAAACGTCCGCTTAACGCGAGACTTTATCTACGCCAAGTTTTAACAACTCGCGCTGCGCCTAGCCGCACATATTCCCGGATGACGGAATCGAGCTTTTCCTATGTACTCTAATAAATGCACCCGAGGGTACATACACGCGTTTTGTTGCGAGTGTACGAAAGCGTCTGCCCGAATTGCCAAATtcgggagggagagagaggagggaaGCACCGGGAAATGGGAAGGCGAGTGAGATTGTGGACCAGGCAGCAGACCA
This sequence is a window from Venturia canescens isolate UGA chromosome 8, ASM1945775v1, whole genome shotgun sequence. Protein-coding genes within it:
- the LOC122414688 gene encoding troponin C-like; translation: MDQEGLTKAQQAQLRMAFDAFDQEKTGKIPSDMLGTILGMMGKQQDSKALAALLGEIEPENEGELNYEEFTMLASRFLEEDVDTEAMQQELREAFRLYDREGNGYITTEVFRDILHELDENLTDDELDMMIDEIDADGSGTLDFDEFVEAMTH